A window of the Artemia franciscana chromosome 3, ASM3288406v1, whole genome shotgun sequence genome harbors these coding sequences:
- the LOC136024811 gene encoding 5'-3' exoribonuclease 2 homolog, whose protein sequence is MGVPAFFRWLCRKYPSVVTDCVEQSPRNGEKVDSSASNPNDVEFDNLYLDMNGIIHPCTHPEDRPAPKNEDEMMVAIFEAIDRLFNIVRPRKVLYMAIDGVAPRAKMNQQRSRRFRASKETAEKQKEMARIRGELLAQGCELPPLKEGHEHFDSNCITPGTPFMTRLRDCLHYYIHERLSNNPGWFGIKVILSDASVPGEGEHKIQDYVRKQRAQPGHDPNTQHVLCGADADLIMLGLATHEPNFTIIREDIRGDNPPRPCDMCGQIGHEMAECRGLPKEKSGENDELLNKEIPAKPFIFLRLSVLRKYLAKELEMPNLPFPYDFERAVDDWVFMCFFVGNDFLPHLPSLEIREQAIDRLVTLYKDCVYKTGGWLTESGFFTASRVQIIMNELGKVEDEIFRERQKKEKIWKEQDKLRKRGKMDLNSKPKWVPGGQFEPKPIGRQAEPLVDAHRSIQEVRTEAFRREQSANYSVAASMKTEFKNFSEEVLGGDKRGIKRPLEEEEVENPDEVRLWEDGFKDRYYESKFHVLPDNLDFREHVGHEYLLGLAWVLQYYYQGCPSWEWFFPYHYACFASDFINLSDVNLEFPKDTKPFFPLEQLMAVFPAASRSHVPKPWGELMIDPESDIADFYPSDFMIDLNGKNFAWQGVALLPFVDEKRLKETLKKHEHLLTSQEKKRNTRGEAILYTGNRHKSYRFMRAFYSEGLTEVTVIESAEFEGMGGRITTSEICVEAGGTLDTPVDGLPDLYSVDVVCVSYMDPQYSSSFVFESKPLPGAKSPPAQLKSYDLAKIGRSFRGRGGGSGRGFNNMGPRTHQASIHESGHRHLNFALQGPDRNYGGFNSSGSNEHCSYNSVPPYQKPSYNDAHPYQRPSYALQSQERNYGAFNSSGPNGQPSYNNDPPYQSHAYRGAPYAPGSNRPVNQPNKHRGSGGYIQARSDTYGYQSGGSHNSLSGPRHSGPPSRGGFEGSNRGRQSQSRDSSNGAQYIPRGYQRR, encoded by the coding sequence atgGGAGTTCCAGCATTTTTTAGATGGCTGTGTCGGAAGTATCCCTCAGTTGTTACGGATTGTGTAGAACAGTCACCTCGTAACGGCGAAAAGGTCGATTCAAGTGCATCAAATCCAAATGACGTTGAATTTGACAATTTATATCTAGACATGAATGGTATCATCCATCCTTGTACTCACCCTGAAGATAGACCAGCCCCCAAAAATGAGGATGAAATGATGGTTGCCATATTTGAAGCTATTGACAGGCTGTTTAATATAGTTCGTCCAAGGAAGGTTCTATACATGGCAATAGATGGTGTTGCACCTAGGGCCAAAATGAATCAGCAAAGGTCTCGTCGCTTTCGTGCCTCTAAAGAGActgcagaaaaacaaaaagagatgGCGCGAATACGGGGAGAGCTGTTGGCACAAGGTTGCGAGCTTCCACCATTGAAGGAAGGACATGAGCATTTTGATTCGAATTGTATTACACCTGGAACACCATTTATGACACGGCTGAGAGACTGCCTTCATTATTATATACATGAGCGACTTTCAAACAATCCCGGATGGTTTGGAATTAAAGTTATTCTCTCTGATGCTAGCGTGCCTGGCGAAGGAGAGCATAAGATTCAAGATTATGTTAGGAAACAAAGGGCTCAACCAGGTCACGATCCAAACACGCAACATGTGCTTTGTGGTGCAGACGCAGATCTTATCATGTTAGGATTGGCTACCCATGAACCCAACTTTACCATAATCAGAGAAGATATTAGAGGAGACAACCCTCCAAGACCATGCGATATGTGTGGTCAAATAGGCCATGAAATGGCAGAATGCAGAGGACTTCCTAAAGAAAAATCTGGAGAGAATGATGAACTGCTAAACAAAGAAATCCCAGCAAAGCCGTTTATTTTTCTTCGACTGTCTGTACTCAGAAAGTACTTAGCCAAGGAGCTGGAAATGCCAAACCTTCCTTTTCCATATGACTTTGAAAGAGCTGTCGACGATTGGgttttcatgtgtttttttgttggtaATGACTTTCTACCCCATCTACCAAGTTTGGAAATTAGAGAGCAAGCTATTGACCGACTTGTCACTCTTTACAAAGATTGTGTCTACAAGACTGGCGGTTGGCTAACTGAATCAGGATTTTTCACTGCAAGTCGAGTTCAGATTATTATGAATGAGCTGGGCAAGGTGGAGGATGAAATTTTTcgggagagacaaaaaaaagaaaagatatggAAAGAGCAGGACAAATTACGAAAAAGAGGAAAGATGGACTTGAACTCCAAACCGAAGTGGGTTCCCGGGGGTCAATTTGAACCAAAGCCCATCGGTAGACAAGCAGAACCCTTGGTCGATGCCCACCGGTCAATACAAGAGGTGCGGACTGAGGCTTTCCGCAGAGAACAATCAGCAAATTATTCAGTTGCTGCTAGTATGAAAACTGAATTCAAGAATTTCTCAGAGGAAGTTCTCGGAGGTGACAAGCGTGGTATAAAGCGACCTCTGGAAGAAGAAGAGGTAGAGAACCCGGACGAAGTAAGACTTTGGGAAGATGGATTCAAGGATAGATATTATGAGAGTAAATTCCATGTCCTTCCAGATAATTTAGATTTCCGAGAACATGTTGGCCATGAATATTTGCTGGGACTTGCATGGGTTCTGCAGTATTACTATCAGGGTTGTCCAAGCTGGGAATGGTTCTTCCCTTATCACTATGCCTGTTTCGCTAGTGATTTTATAAATCTGTCTGATGTAAATCTGGAGTTCCCAAAGGATACAAAACCTTTCTTTCCCCTTGAGCAGCTTATGGCGGTCTTTCCAGCAGCATCCCGAAGCCATGTTCCAAAACCTTGGGGAGAACTTATGATTGACCCGGAATCGGACATAGCAGATTTTTACCCTAGTGACTTCATGATTGACTTGAATGGAAAAAATTTTGCTTGGCAAGGGGTGGCTTTACTTCCCTTTGTTGACGAAAAGAGACTCAAAGAAACGCTGAAAAAACATGAACATTTATTGACAAgtcaagaaaagaaaaggaatacCCGTGGTGAAGCTATTTTGTACACTGGTAACCGCCACAAATCATACAGGTTTATGAGAGCTTTCTATTCTGAGGGTTTAACAGAAGTAACAGTTATTGAGTCAGCAGAGTTTGAGGGGATGGGAGGCCGAATCACGACCTCTGAGATTTGTGTGGAAGCTGGTGGTACCTTGGACACGCCTGTGGACGGCCTTCCAGATTTGTATTCGGTTGATGTTGTCTGTGTCAGTTACATGGATCCACAATACAGTTCCAGCTTTGTTTTTGAAAGTAAACCCCTCCCTGGAGCAAAATCTCCTCCAGCACAGCTCAAGTCCTATGATTTAGCTAAAATTGGGAGATCATTCCGAGGGAGAGGAGGAGGTTCTGGACGAGGATTCAATAATATGGGTCCTCGAACACATCAAGCATCTATTCACGAATCAGGCCACAGACACCTCAATTTCGCGCTACAAGGTCCGGACCGAAACTATGGAGGTTTCAACAGTAGTGGATCAAATGAACATTGTTCGTATAACAGTGTACCCCCCTATCAAAAACCTTCATATAACGATGCTCATCCCTATCAGCGTCCGTCCTACGCGCTACAAAGTCAGGAGCGAAATTATGGAGCTTTTAATAGCAGTGGACCCAATGGACAGCCTTCATATAACAATGACCCTCCTTATCAAAGCCATGCGTACAGAGGTGCTCCTTATGCTCCAGGATCAAATCGTCCTGTCAATCAACCAAATAAACACAGGGGCTCCGGTGGATATATCCAGGCGAGAAGTGATACATATGGATACCAAAGTGGAGGATCACATAATTCCTTATCTGGACCAAGACACAGTGGACCACCATCCCGTGGAGGCTTTGAAGGATCAAATCGAGGACGTCAATCACAGTCCAGGGACTCGAGTAATGGAGCCCAGTATATTCCGAGAGGATATCAAAGAAGGTAA